Proteins encoded together in one Peribacillus asahii window:
- a CDS encoding response regulator transcription factor: MFKILIIEDDKQLIHLLEKHLNKFGFQTQSVDDFAKVRTQFEQYEPHLVLLDVNLPKFDGYYWCRQIRSISICPILFISARDSKMDQVMALENGADDYITKPFDYEIVIAKINSQLRRAYGSYANAHNGRTTTVEGLTLDVERLSLSLDGQEIELSHTEAKIVDELMKKAERVVSRDRLLEKIWDDQAFVDDNTLNVYITRVRKKLASLHIIDALQTIRGQGYRLMPNWRKNE; this comes from the coding sequence ATGTTTAAAATATTGATTATTGAAGATGATAAACAGCTTATTCATTTACTAGAAAAGCATTTGAATAAGTTTGGATTTCAGACACAATCCGTTGATGATTTCGCCAAAGTACGAACCCAATTTGAACAGTATGAACCACACCTTGTTTTATTAGATGTCAATTTACCTAAATTTGACGGGTATTATTGGTGCCGTCAAATCCGAAGTATCTCTATTTGTCCGATTCTTTTTATCTCTGCACGCGATAGCAAAATGGATCAAGTAATGGCCCTTGAAAATGGAGCAGATGATTACATAACGAAGCCGTTTGATTATGAAATTGTCATTGCCAAAATTAATAGTCAACTTAGACGCGCATACGGTTCATATGCTAATGCTCATAATGGACGCACGACTACGGTTGAAGGATTAACACTCGATGTTGAACGGCTAAGTCTTTCTCTAGATGGCCAGGAAATTGAACTGAGTCATACGGAAGCAAAAATAGTAGATGAATTAATGAAAAAAGCTGAGCGGGTTGTCAGCCGAGATCGTCTTTTAGAAAAAATTTGGGATGATCAAGCATTTGTGGATGATAATACGTTGAACGTCTACATTACACGTGTTCGAAAAAAACTGGCTTCCTTACATATAATAGACGCTCTTCAAACCATTCGCGGACAAGGATATCGACTTATGCCCAATTGGAGGAAGAATGAATGA
- a CDS encoding ABC transporter ATP-binding protein: MPILDVKHIEKIYEGKVAHKALTNINFAIEKGEFVGIMGPSGSGKTTLLNLIATIDRPTAGDIFISGKNPHTLNRKETALFRRHELGFVFQNFNLLDTLTVEENIVLPLTLDGENVREMERRLYEVTEKLGIAQILKKRTYEISGGQMQRTAIARAIIHRPSLILADEPTGNLDSKASKDVMETLTTINKEDGATALMVTHDAVAASYCHRVIFIKDGKLYNEIYRGDNRQTFFQKIIDMLALLGGDSRDLSTVRL; encoded by the coding sequence ATGCCTATTTTAGATGTGAAACATATCGAAAAAATCTACGAAGGAAAAGTGGCTCATAAAGCGTTGACCAATATTAATTTTGCAATTGAAAAAGGCGAATTTGTCGGAATTATGGGCCCATCCGGCAGTGGGAAAACAACGCTTTTAAACTTAATTGCAACAATTGATCGACCAACAGCTGGTGACATTTTCATTAGCGGTAAAAATCCACATACTTTAAACCGAAAAGAAACCGCCTTATTTAGACGCCATGAGCTTGGTTTTGTATTTCAAAACTTTAATTTGCTTGATACGCTAACAGTGGAAGAAAACATTGTGCTTCCCCTTACTCTCGATGGCGAAAATGTTCGCGAGATGGAAAGACGTCTTTACGAAGTGACAGAAAAACTAGGGATTGCTCAAATTTTAAAAAAGCGAACGTATGAAATCTCTGGCGGACAAATGCAGCGTACAGCAATCGCACGAGCTATCATTCATCGTCCATCCCTTATTTTAGCCGACGAACCGACTGGAAACTTAGATTCCAAAGCTTCGAAAGATGTAATGGAAACACTGACGACCATCAATAAGGAAGATGGAGCAACTGCCTTAATGGTCACACATGATGCTGTCGCTGCAAGCTATTGTCATAGAGTTATTTTTATTAAAGATGGAAAACTTTACAACGAAATTTATCGCGGTGATAACCGTCAAACCTTTTTCCAAAAGATTATTGATATGCTTGCTTTGTTAGGAGGAGACAGCCGTGACCTTTCGACAGTTCGTCTATAG
- a CDS encoding undecaprenyl-diphosphatase, whose amino-acid sequence MDLSDLNIHVFRIINDLGKDYTSFNAAVVFVAEYMVYVLALAVLIYWFTRTNANRIMVICSMISFIVAEIIGKLAGTIHSNHQPFAELSNVNQLIEKAVDNSFPSDHTILFFSFCMTFWLFHKKTGVFWIILAFCVGLSRIWVGVHYPADVAAGAIISMTSAIIVYVTVPKLSVINKLLRIYEKGEQIILPANNKSKDF is encoded by the coding sequence ATGGATCTTTCAGATTTAAATATCCATGTTTTTAGAATAATCAATGATTTAGGTAAAGATTATACGTCTTTCAACGCCGCTGTTGTGTTTGTTGCTGAATATATGGTATATGTCTTAGCATTGGCTGTTCTTATCTACTGGTTTACACGAACTAATGCGAATAGAATCATGGTAATTTGTTCAATGATTTCTTTTATAGTCGCCGAGATTATCGGAAAACTAGCAGGAACCATTCATTCCAACCATCAACCGTTTGCTGAGTTGTCCAATGTCAATCAACTCATAGAGAAGGCTGTAGATAATTCATTTCCAAGCGACCATACGATTTTGTTTTTTTCCTTTTGTATGACATTCTGGCTTTTTCACAAAAAGACAGGCGTTTTCTGGATAATACTCGCTTTTTGTGTCGGTCTTTCACGTATTTGGGTTGGCGTTCATTATCCAGCAGATGTCGCAGCCGGAGCCATAATCAGTATGACCTCGGCCATCATTGTGTATGTAACCGTACCTAAATTAAGTGTAATAAACAAATTACTTCGCATCTATGAAAAAGGAGAACAAATCATCCTGCCCGCAAACAATAAATCGAAGGATTTTTAA
- a CDS encoding sensor histidine kinase yields MKFFLRDQFPLIFIYLIQIIVITSIYWLDGYHNWTISLYAALLSSCLLIIYLLIRYITNRSFYQRLEKPLTSLDDFTNNTHQTPLTEGLQQLLTSQFRHYKTDLHHYKYRLEGHIQFINQWVHQMKTPLSVIHLIIQDEDDSRFTAIGDELDRLKKGLETVLYTARLDSFEHDLYVESLDLETVVRSVTSNQKRLFIRKRIFPSFQFKEDVIVASDEKWLSFVLTQLVTNAIRYTVEENRKLHFHSYKRGIHTVLEIRDEGIGIPQSDIPRVFDAYFTGENGRNFQESTGMGLYLVKQICEKLGHRIEIESIVNEGTMIRLIF; encoded by the coding sequence ATGAAGTTTTTCTTACGTGATCAATTCCCGCTGATTTTTATATATCTAATCCAAATCATCGTTATAACATCTATTTATTGGCTTGACGGTTATCATAATTGGACTATTAGTTTATACGCTGCCCTTCTCAGCAGCTGTTTGCTAATCATCTATCTCCTAATCCGATATATCACCAATCGCTCCTTTTATCAGCGACTAGAAAAACCGCTCACCTCATTGGATGATTTTACAAACAATACACATCAAACACCGCTTACTGAGGGTTTACAGCAGCTCCTCACTAGCCAATTTCGCCATTATAAAACAGACCTGCATCATTATAAATACAGACTTGAAGGTCATATACAGTTTATCAATCAGTGGGTTCATCAAATGAAGACCCCCTTATCGGTTATTCATTTAATCATACAGGATGAAGATGACTCTCGCTTCACTGCCATTGGAGATGAGCTTGATCGTTTAAAAAAGGGGCTCGAGACGGTGCTTTATACCGCGCGTTTAGATTCATTTGAACATGATTTATATGTAGAGTCCCTTGATTTAGAAACTGTTGTACGGTCTGTTACATCTAATCAAAAGCGTTTATTTATTCGAAAACGGATTTTTCCTTCCTTTCAATTCAAAGAGGATGTCATCGTTGCTTCTGATGAGAAATGGCTCTCGTTTGTCTTAACCCAGCTAGTCACAAATGCTATTCGCTATACAGTCGAGGAAAATCGAAAACTTCATTTCCATAGTTACAAGCGTGGTATACATACCGTTTTAGAAATCCGAGATGAAGGCATCGGAATTCCGCAAAGTGATATCCCTCGCGTCTTTGATGCTTATTTCACGGGTGAAAATGGCCGTAACTTTCAAGAATCGACCGGGATGGGGCTTTACCTTGTGAAACAAATCTGCGAAAAGCTTGGTCACCGTATCGAAATCGAATCGATCGTAAACGAAGGAACAATGATTCGTCTTATATTCTAG